A single window of Leptospiraceae bacterium DNA harbors:
- a CDS encoding DUF2752 domain-containing protein, whose protein sequence is MIKNIQLLAILLLPAYFIMPTGDSHFTICPFFHLTGVPCPGCGMGRALVHIFHLHFIEALYFNPFGFLVAAAQCYVILSFFFPSFVSIYQQYNRFFVPGQYIFGVLFIGFGLVRIWAFVTANAYLLQYFYDFHKTFSLMRWLQT, encoded by the coding sequence ATGATAAAAAACATTCAACTTCTAGCAATCTTGCTCTTGCCGGCATACTTTATTATGCCGACTGGAGATTCTCATTTTACTATTTGTCCTTTTTTTCATTTAACAGGAGTTCCTTGTCCGGGCTGTGGAATGGGGCGAGCGTTAGTTCATATATTTCATTTGCACTTTATTGAAGCGTTATACTTCAACCCATTCGGTTTTCTAGTTGCGGCTGCACAGTGTTATGTGATTTTGAGTTTCTTTTTTCCTTCCTTTGTTTCAATTTATCAACAATACAACCGATTCTTTGTCCCGGGTCAGTATATCTTTGGGGTTTTATTTATTGGCTTCGGCTTAGTTCGCATTTGGGCTTTCGTTACGGCAAATGCGTATTTACTACAGTATTTTTATGACTTCCATAAAACATTCTCTCTCATGCGATGGCTACAAACCTAG
- a CDS encoding type II toxin-antitoxin system Phd/YefM family antitoxin, giving the protein MSIAQAWQLQDAKSKFSELVESAISKGPQFVTKRGVKSVVVISIDEFNRLKKPKEDLLSFFNSAPRIDLVIERKKDFDRDISL; this is encoded by the coding sequence ATGAGTATAGCACAGGCATGGCAATTACAGGATGCAAAAAGTAAATTTAGTGAATTAGTTGAGTCTGCGATTTCTAAAGGACCTCAGTTTGTTACAAAGCGAGGCGTAAAGTCGGTCGTTGTTATTTCCATTGACGAATTCAATCGACTCAAAAAACCAAAAGAGGATCTACTTTCTTTTTTTAACAGCGCACCTAGAATTGATTTAGTCATAGAGCGCAAAAAAGATTTCGATAGAGATATTTCTCTATGA
- a CDS encoding type II toxin-antitoxin system VapC family toxin — protein MKYLLDTCFISELIKKKPNRGVVNWLEDKDEHSLFLSALTLGEIKKGISKLPNSKKKEELGRWLLQLQKRFDDRILPIDSDVSLKWGQIQGELEQNGNSMPSIDALIACTALVHNLIIITRNAKDIKKSKVETIDPWEHIHD, from the coding sequence ATGAAGTATTTACTGGATACTTGTTTTATTTCGGAGCTAATTAAAAAAAAGCCGAATCGTGGCGTCGTCAATTGGCTAGAAGATAAAGATGAACATTCCTTATTCCTAAGTGCATTAACGTTAGGCGAAATTAAAAAAGGAATTTCCAAATTACCAAACTCAAAAAAGAAAGAAGAACTCGGACGATGGCTCCTTCAATTACAAAAAAGATTCGATGATCGAATCCTTCCAATCGACTCAGATGTCTCTCTCAAATGGGGACAAATACAAGGCGAGTTAGAGCAAAATGGAAACTCGATGCCATCTATTGATGCTCTCATCGCCTGCACTGCCCTAGTTCACAATCTAATCATTATTACCCGCAATGCAAAAGATATAAAAAAAAGCAAGGTAGAAACCATTGACCCTTGGGAGCATATTCATGATTAA
- a CDS encoding NAD-dependent deacylase, whose translation MINQQLITKIKSAKRVAVLTGAGISAESGIPTFRGAGGYWRNYRAEDLATPEAFARDPKLVWEWYAMRMQVCLDAKSNPGHEIVAKMESYFPEFLLVTQNVDNLHARAGNTKLVEIHGNIFTARCTSCQKKFKLEGVPKQIPVRCESCDALARPHIVWFGETYDMNLLQSARSFLLKSDLIFIIGTSGQVGVPVQLASEAIAHGSYAVEINPENSTISNQVDMHFANSSGEILPKIWQEIIEK comes from the coding sequence ATGATTAACCAGCAACTTATAACTAAAATCAAATCAGCAAAGCGTGTAGCAGTTTTAACTGGTGCGGGAATTTCTGCGGAGAGTGGTATACCTACATTTCGTGGTGCTGGTGGGTATTGGAGAAATTACCGAGCAGAAGATTTGGCGACACCGGAAGCATTTGCCCGTGATCCTAAGCTTGTTTGGGAATGGTATGCCATGCGAATGCAAGTTTGTCTAGATGCAAAATCAAATCCCGGACATGAAATCGTTGCCAAGATGGAATCTTACTTTCCAGAATTCCTACTCGTCACTCAAAATGTAGATAACCTTCATGCGCGTGCGGGTAATACCAAATTAGTCGAAATTCATGGAAATATTTTTACGGCAAGATGCACTTCTTGTCAGAAGAAATTCAAACTGGAAGGCGTTCCGAAGCAGATTCCTGTTCGTTGTGAATCCTGTGACGCATTAGCAAGACCTCATATTGTTTGGTTTGGCGAAACGTATGATATGAATTTACTACAGAGCGCTAGAAGTTTCTTGCTTAAATCAGATTTGATTTTCATAATTGGAACTTCTGGTCAAGTTGGAGTGCCCGTTCAATTGGCAAGCGAAGCAATCGCTCATGGTTCCTATGCTGTAGAAATCAATCCAGAGAACTCAACCATTTCAAATCAAGTGGATATGCATTTTGCAAATTCTTCTGGAGAAATTCTTCCTAAGATTTGGCAAGAAATTATTGAAAAATAA
- a CDS encoding MFS transporter, with translation MLATEHRKTFLSYIGLGELSSQGSRVILAFWMIIGMTFFLFGDQNLIAPNLKNIASSFGIVDQKEIDWYMGGLIPIFFFILGGCVSISMGYFSQKFSRKNLLIFSVLMGEIPCMLTGFSTSYAEFFIYRVLCGFGLGGVFPILFSIVGDYFSSKSRVTATAYVSLAMGLGVGIGQLVGGLLGQADPINGWRTSFVVMSAPSFLFALIYAFFCSEPKRGAKEEEFQDIDVDDLNNRLSWQDVKVILSSKTNLGVFLQGIPGCVPWGVFFVFLVDYYETAYSLGKAEASGLLTFAAIGIFLGTFLGGVIGQRLFNINRTYQPIFVMTSIFLGVFPCLFLLHAGPIVNSPLFILVNIFTGMIITFPLSNVRSILISANAPKNRSAAFALYNLTDDLGKGLGPALSAIILTLVPERTTALSISILFWIPCALFWLPIVLYFKKDELNVRESLVQDALRIKAN, from the coding sequence ATGTTAGCCACAGAACATCGAAAAACATTTCTATCTTATATAGGTCTTGGTGAGCTCAGTTCGCAGGGAAGTCGGGTTATACTTGCGTTCTGGATGATTATAGGAATGACCTTTTTTCTTTTCGGAGATCAAAACTTAATTGCACCGAATCTAAAAAATATCGCTAGCTCTTTTGGCATAGTAGACCAAAAAGAAATTGATTGGTATATGGGTGGTCTTATACCTATTTTCTTTTTTATTCTTGGTGGATGTGTCTCAATTTCTATGGGATATTTTTCACAGAAGTTTTCTCGTAAAAATCTACTTATCTTTTCTGTTTTAATGGGGGAAATTCCTTGTATGCTCACAGGATTTTCTACTTCCTATGCAGAATTTTTTATCTACCGTGTTTTGTGCGGATTTGGACTCGGTGGTGTTTTTCCGATTTTATTTTCTATCGTAGGTGATTATTTTTCTTCTAAGTCGAGAGTAACGGCTACTGCCTATGTGTCGCTTGCTATGGGTCTTGGTGTAGGTATAGGACAATTAGTCGGCGGACTTTTGGGACAGGCAGATCCAATCAATGGCTGGAGAACAAGCTTTGTTGTTATGTCTGCGCCTTCTTTTTTATTTGCTTTGATTTATGCTTTTTTTTGTTCTGAGCCAAAGCGTGGCGCAAAGGAAGAAGAATTTCAAGACATTGATGTGGATGACTTAAACAATCGACTTTCCTGGCAAGATGTAAAAGTAATTTTAAGTAGTAAAACAAATTTAGGAGTATTCTTGCAGGGGATTCCGGGTTGTGTGCCTTGGGGAGTTTTCTTTGTATTTCTAGTTGATTATTATGAGACTGCTTATTCATTAGGGAAGGCAGAGGCTTCTGGCTTACTCACATTTGCCGCTATAGGAATTTTTCTTGGGACTTTTTTGGGTGGAGTGATTGGACAGAGATTATTTAATATTAACCGCACCTATCAACCAATATTTGTAATGACATCTATCTTTTTAGGAGTATTTCCCTGTCTCTTTTTATTACATGCAGGTCCGATTGTAAATTCTCCTCTTTTTATTTTGGTTAATATTTTTACTGGAATGATTATTACATTCCCGCTTTCCAATGTGAGATCTATTTTGATTAGTGCGAATGCTCCTAAGAATAGAAGTGCTGCATTTGCCCTATATAATTTGACCGATGACTTAGGTAAAGGGCTCGGTCCCGCCTTGAGTGCAATCATATTGACGTTAGTTCCAGAGAGGACGACGGCTTTGTCAATCTCCATTTTGTTTTGGATTCCATGTGCATTATTTTGGTTGCCAATCGTGCTTTATTTTAAAAAAGATGAATTGAATGTAAGAGAATCTTTGGTTCAAGATGCTCTGAGGATAAAGGCAAATTAA